In Litoreibacter ponti, the genomic stretch TGGTGGCGACGCCCGCTGCGTCCAAGACAGCCGCCAAAGTCGTGTCGATGTAATGCGGCGTGGACCCCGGCGACGTCGTTTCGGCTGTAAGTGTCGCTTGTGCGAAACCGGCGGTTGGCAACATGGCCAAAATCGCCCCGGCGATGGTTTTTCTGATCATGGCTTCCTCCCAATGCAGCGCTGTCGCGCAGGCAAATGACCCGCTTGTTGCGGGTTTCCCAAATGCAACGTTACAAAGATTATGTGACTTGTCACGTAAAAATTTTGCTGATCTTATTGCTCTCTATGGAGACCAAATGACCAAGCAGCCCAGAACCAACCTCGACAGGGTCAACGCGCGCCAGCTTGAACAGAACCGCAATCTGTTCGGGCGCTTGTCTGCGGCGTCCTTGGCATCACGCGTGCAGGCGCAACGCATGCTGAAATCTGCCGGAGAGCTGTCGATCACCGAATGGCGGGTCCTCTGGGATCTGGCTGAGGCCGGCCCGCTGACCGTCACCGAAATGGCGGCAATACAGCGAACCGATCACGCGCTGATCAGCCGTGCGGTCCCCGGCATGGTGCGAAAAGGATATGTGACAACCAGCATCAGCGAAGCAGACCGCCGGCAATCGCTGATCGCGCTGACAGGCTATGGACATCAGGTTTTCGAGCGGACGTCGCTAGTCATGTCAGCCCGCCGCGCGGCACTTTCCCGAACGTTTTCGGAAAAAGAGCTCAATACCTTCATCGAGCTCATCGACCGTTTCGAAGCCTTCGTCGAGGCACCGCTGTCCGAAAATCTAAGTATAGAGGTTGCGCAATGACCGACCGCCCGAATGTGCTTTGGATCATGGCCGATCAACTCAGGTTTGACTACCTGAGTTGCTATGGCCACCCGCATCTTCACACGCCGCATATCGACGCGCTGGCGGCGCGCGGTGTACGCTTTGATCGGGCTTATGTGCAATCGCCGGTGTGCGGCCCGTCGCGAATGTCAGCCTACACGGGCCGCTATGTGCGCAGCCATGGCTCCACCTGGAACGGAATGCCGTTGCGGGTAGGCGAGCCGACCTTGGGCGATCATCTGCGCGAGGCTGGCGCGCGCGCGGTGCTGGTCGGCAAGACACACATGATCGCAGACCGCGAGGGCATGGCGTGGCTTGGCATTGATCCCAAAAGCGAGATTGGCGTGCGTCGCTCCGAGTGCGGTTTTGAGCCGTTCGAGCGCGACGATGGCCTGCACCCCGACAGCCCACGTCAGCAATGGTCGGCCTATGACGATTATCTGGTTGCTCATGGGTACGACAGTGAAAATCCATGGGAGGATTTTGCCAATTCCGGCCTCGATGACGACGGTGAATTGCTCTCGGCCTGGCTTTTGAAGAACTCGCGCCTGCCAGCCAATGTGCCCGAAGAACACTCTGAAACGGCCTATATGACCGACCGCGCCATGGATTTCATGCGAGACGCCAAGGCCGATGGCAGGCCATGGATGTGTCACCTGAGCTACATCAAGCCACATTGGCCCTACATCGTTCCAGCGCCGTATCACGACATGTATAACGAGACGCATATCGTTGATCCGGTCCGCTCCGACGCCGAACGCAAGACCGATCACCCATTGCTGCGCGCGTATCTGGACGCCCGTGTTTGCCGCAGTTTCTCACGCGATCACGTGCGCACACACGTCATCCCAGCCTATATGGGGCTGATCAAACAGCTCGACGACAACCTTGGCCGGTTGTTCGCGTGGATGGATGAAAGGGGTCTTGGCGACAATACCATCATCGCCTTCACCTCGGACCATGGGGATTACATGGGTGATCACTGGATGGGCGACAAGGATTTCTATCATGAGATGGCGGTGAAGGTTCCGCTCATCATCAGCGATCCAAGATCGCAGGCCGACGCAACCCGTGGAACCGTATCCGATCAATTGGTCGAGATGATCGACCTTGCGCCAACCTTCATGAACGCCTTGGGCTGTGAGGCAAAACCGCATATCATTGAGGGTCGTGATCTAACGCCAATCCTGCACGGTTCTGAGGGCTTTTCGCGCAAGTACATCATCAGCGAGCATGATTATCACTGGTCCGAAATGGCGAGAGCGCTTGATGTGCCGCAAGAGGATGCTCATACGACGATGATCTTCGATGGCCGCTGGAAATACATTCGCTGCGAGGGGTTCGAACCGGTCATGTTCGATCTGGAAACGGACCCAAGTGAGCTCCAGAACATCGGCCAATCCGACCGCCCCGAACACATCAGCACTCGCACGCGGATGGAAGCCGCGCTGCTACGCTGGGCGACGCGTCACCACACAAGGATTACCGCAACGCCAACAGTCCTCGCCCGCCAGAAGCGCGCCGCGCAGGATGGTATCCTTATCGGGTTCTGGGACGAAATTGAATATGAGGACACCACTGGTCAGGCCTTCGCCGCACTCCAGCCTGTCGGAAAGGTTTGATGTTGAACAGCACCTTTCCCACGCGCCAGATGTGAGCAACGCGCTTGCGAACGGTTTTCAAAAGAGACTTTGTGCAAGGCTATATTCTCGCAGTGACTCTCAGACGCGACCAATGGATCAGCGACTTCGTCCTCCCGACGACCTCGCTTCCACCCCCAATCCTTCGAAGTACGCCCAATTGCAAAGTCAGACGGTGCATCGGCAGATGGCAACGATGTGGACCGCGGACGCCGTATTTTGGCTAGGTCCTGAAGGTCCGACATGGGCCTTCATCGACGAAGAGCTGAGGTTTAGTTCTTCGTGAGTTGCGCTAGCTCCAACGCCGACGGAGAGCCCAATCTGGACGTTTGCTGCTCATTTCGCGTGTGCGAGCATTGTCGCCTCTTGGTCGGTTTGCGTTTTTCTGCGTAGTACGAAGCCAAGTGCTCCGAGACCCGCCAAAAGCAGAGGTAGCCCTGCCGGCAAAGGTACCGGCGCGACTTCTGGTATCCGGGGGTCGATCCAGCGATTGTCGACGATGTTCAATTCTGGGGCGTTGACCGTAAAGCCATCCGGCAGGATAAAAGCCGGCCCCACTTTGGAAAAGCTCAAAGAGTTGAAGGCATCCAAAGTGCCCGTCGCTTGGTTAGCACCAAAGGCTGACGCGGAAGTGTTCGTGTCCATATTGAAAATAACGCTGAACGGTTGGCGCCAATCATGCCTGATCAAAGGCATCATCGCGGAGGAAAAATCATCGTAATCTGAAAGCAAGTTGACCCAGTCGGCACCAGCACCACCTCGGACGACTGCGCTATTGGAAGAGAAATTGCCTGGGCTGGGACTCCCGCTGAGTGACACGGTTGCCGTTATGCCCGCGCCCCCACCCGCCTGTCCCGTGTCATTTGCAACCGCGCCGGTGGCCGTGCCCTCCAAGGACGCATTCAGCTGCAGGTCAATTGTGAAATCGGTATTGAACGGAATGTCGGGGTCATCGACATCAAATAACGGTGTCAGGAAAATGTCGCTCATGACGCTGCGCGCGCCACCCTGTATGCGCACACTGCCAGCCGGGCCAAGAGAACGATCAAACGTCGCCGTCGCGCGATAGGCAATGACGCCTCCGCCTGCAACCGAATCTCCCGCCACGGTGCAATTCACCCCGCCATCGTTCAATGTCACAGCAACATCAGAATTCGAGCTGGTGGATTGCGGGGCGGTGCTGCCACACCGGCCAGTACCACCTCCGCCATTAATAATTGAAACAGAATTGCTGATTGTCGCGGCTTGCGCCGAAATCGACAGCCCAAGGAAAGCAACACAAATTGTCAGAATTGTCTTCATTTCAATGATCCCCTCATAAATCCGCTCAAATCTTAAAGGTGAAGTTCCCGCTCCGCATACGACGTTTGTTGTATGCGCTAACGCAGCCACCGTTTATTCTGATCCTCATGTCTGTGCGTAAATCTGATGAAAAGCTCCGGGATGTTTTGCGGCACGGCGCAACCGATCCATTTGCATTTGAAGCCTTCGTTGACGCGTGGAATTCGTTCTTTGAAGTGCCATCCGCGAGCTCTGGTGAACTCGAGAATGAGGCAGGAGTTGCGCTTGAGCAGATCGAAGAGAGTCTGAACACTGATATCGTCGCCCCTCAGATAAGGCGTATGCTGAATGCCTTTTCCAATCCGGCATTCGTTGTTCGGCGTGACGGGATCGTTTTGGCTCAGAACCTCACGGCAATGGGGCGGCTGAAGGTTGATCCGGGCGACAGGATTGATGCGCTGCCAATTGGATTAATTGGCGGTGCGACCTTTGGGGATTATCTGGGTGAGCTGTTCAGCCGCAACGAGAAAGACCGCGACGTAGAGTTCTGCCGTGCTGTTGTGGCCCCTGACGACAAGGCTGTCACTATTGCAACCTTCGTTCCCGGATCAGCTAATGCGGCGCCAAAAAGCGCGATTGTGTTTGCGATTGACCCAAGCTGGCCTGCTGGTCTTGTTGTTCTATTGAAGGAGGCATTTGGCCTGACCGATGCCGAAGCCGCGGTCTTGCAAGCCTTCATGCAAGGTGACGATCTGGTGACAATTGCCAAAGCACGAGATCGGTCTTGGGCGACCATCAAGACGCAGCTTCATACAATCATGACAAAAGTCGGGGTCACAACTCAGGCAGATCTCATGCGAAATGCTTTGGCGCTGTCACAATTCCAAACCGACATCGGTGACATGGCAAGTCTGGCGCGGCATCCCCATCGCAAACGCGTCAATTTGCTCCGCGATGCGGGACGTAGCGTCGAAGTCGTTCTTGCCGGCGACCTCCGGGGGAAACTCGTGGTTTTCCTTCCAGATGCAACTCTGTTTACGTTCACGGCAGAGGCCGAAGAGCAATTCAGGACTGCCGGCCTATGCGTCGCAAGTATTGCACGCCCCGGCTATGGCGGATCTGACCCAACGTCCAATCCGGACTACGTCGCGGCCATGGGCGAAGACATTATGGCATTGCTCGATCAGCTCGGAACCAAGCGCGCAGTCCTGATGGCTCATAGCACAAGTACCGGTTACGCCTATCGCTTGGGTGGATTAATTGCGGAGCGGCTTGAGAAGATGGTGCTTCTTTCGACGCTGGTCCCTGTTCCATATTACGGATCTGCGGGGATTAACTCGCCTTGGGCTGGGGCGTTGCTCCGCGGCGCACAAGCTTCTCCGCGTCTGTTTAAAGTAATGGTCTCCGCCGGATTGAAAACCTGGAAAGTGATCGGTAGCCGCCGGTTCGCGAC encodes the following:
- a CDS encoding MarR family winged helix-turn-helix transcriptional regulator; translated protein: MAKIAPAMVFLIMASSQCSAVAQANDPLVAGFPNATLQRLCDLSRKNFADLIALYGDQMTKQPRTNLDRVNARQLEQNRNLFGRLSAASLASRVQAQRMLKSAGELSITEWRVLWDLAEAGPLTVTEMAAIQRTDHALISRAVPGMVRKGYVTTSISEADRRQSLIALTGYGHQVFERTSLVMSARRAALSRTFSEKELNTFIELIDRFEAFVEAPLSENLSIEVAQ
- a CDS encoding sulfatase-like hydrolase/transferase, translating into MTDRPNVLWIMADQLRFDYLSCYGHPHLHTPHIDALAARGVRFDRAYVQSPVCGPSRMSAYTGRYVRSHGSTWNGMPLRVGEPTLGDHLREAGARAVLVGKTHMIADREGMAWLGIDPKSEIGVRRSECGFEPFERDDGLHPDSPRQQWSAYDDYLVAHGYDSENPWEDFANSGLDDDGELLSAWLLKNSRLPANVPEEHSETAYMTDRAMDFMRDAKADGRPWMCHLSYIKPHWPYIVPAPYHDMYNETHIVDPVRSDAERKTDHPLLRAYLDARVCRSFSRDHVRTHVIPAYMGLIKQLDDNLGRLFAWMDERGLGDNTIIAFTSDHGDYMGDHWMGDKDFYHEMAVKVPLIISDPRSQADATRGTVSDQLVEMIDLAPTFMNALGCEAKPHIIEGRDLTPILHGSEGFSRKYIISEHDYHWSEMARALDVPQEDAHTTMIFDGRWKYIRCEGFEPVMFDLETDPSELQNIGQSDRPEHISTRTRMEAALLRWATRHHTRITATPTVLARQKRAAQDGILIGFWDEIEYEDTTGQAFAALQPVGKV
- a CDS encoding VPLPA-CTERM sorting domain-containing protein, encoding MKTILTICVAFLGLSISAQAATISNSVSIINGGGGTGRCGSTAPQSTSSNSDVAVTLNDGGVNCTVAGDSVAGGGVIAYRATATFDRSLGPAGSVRIQGGARSVMSDIFLTPLFDVDDPDIPFNTDFTIDLQLNASLEGTATGAVANDTGQAGGGAGITATVSLSGSPSPGNFSSNSAVVRGGAGADWVNLLSDYDDFSSAMMPLIRHDWRQPFSVIFNMDTNTSASAFGANQATGTLDAFNSLSFSKVGPAFILPDGFTVNAPELNIVDNRWIDPRIPEVAPVPLPAGLPLLLAGLGALGFVLRRKTQTDQEATMLAHAK
- a CDS encoding alpha/beta hydrolase, with translation MSVRKSDEKLRDVLRHGATDPFAFEAFVDAWNSFFEVPSASSGELENEAGVALEQIEESLNTDIVAPQIRRMLNAFSNPAFVVRRDGIVLAQNLTAMGRLKVDPGDRIDALPIGLIGGATFGDYLGELFSRNEKDRDVEFCRAVVAPDDKAVTIATFVPGSANAAPKSAIVFAIDPSWPAGLVVLLKEAFGLTDAEAAVLQAFMQGDDLVTIAKARDRSWATIKTQLHTIMTKVGVTTQADLMRNALALSQFQTDIGDMASLARHPHRKRVNLLRDAGRSVEVVLAGDLRGKLVVFLPDATLFTFTAEAEEQFRTAGLCVASIARPGYGGSDPTSNPDYVAAMGEDIMALLDQLGTKRAVLMAHSTSTGYAYRLGGLIAERLEKMVLLSTLVPVPYYGSAGINSPWAGALLRGAQASPRLFKVMVSAGLKTWKVIGSRRFATMQLRANPEDVTLATNPQYLEEQDAAVASISAQGIEHAIPDLMIATRDWADWARACKTPVTLFHGAKNPVAPIDPVRAFAADYPDLIDLVEVSEGGFMVAVSHAQQLMDILAS